One window of Mauremys reevesii isolate NIE-2019 linkage group 4, ASM1616193v1, whole genome shotgun sequence genomic DNA carries:
- the PPP4C gene encoding serine/threonine-protein phosphatase 4 catalytic subunit, which translates to MAEISDLDRQIEQLRRCELIRESEVKALCARAREILVVERNVQRVDSPVTVCGDIHGQFYDLKELFRVGGDVPETNYLFMGDFVDRGFYSVETFLLLLALKVRYPDRITLIRGNHESRQITQVYGFYDECLRKYGSVTVWRYCTEIFDYLSLSAIIDGKIFCVHGGLSPSIQTLDQIRTIDRKQEVPHDGPMCDLLWSDPEDTTGWGVSPRGAGYLFGSDVVAQFNASNDIDMICRAHQLVMEGYKWHFNETVLTVWSAPNYCYRCGNVAAILELDEHLQKEFIIFEAAPQETRGIPSKKPVADYFL; encoded by the exons ATGGCCGAGATCAGCGACCTGGACCGGCAGATCGAGCAGCTGCGGCGCTGCGAGCTCATCCGGGAGAGCGAGGTGAAGGCGCTGTGCGCCCGGGCCCG GGAGATCCTGGTGGTGGAGAGAAACGTGCAGCGCGTGGACTCCCCCGTGACG gtctGCGGGGACATCCACGGCCAGTTCTACGACCTCAAGGAGCTGTTCAGG gtCGGAGGTGACGTCCCAGAGACCAATTACCTCTTTATGGGTGACTTCGTGGATCGGGGCTTCTACAGCGTGGAgaccttcctgctgctgctggcgctcaag gtgcgCTACCCCGACCGCATCACCCTGATCCGGGGCAACCACGAGAGCCGGCAGATCACGCAGGTGTACGGCTTCTACGACGAGTGTCTGCGCAAGTACGGCTCCGTCACCGTCTGGCGCTACTGCACCGAGATCTTCGACTACCTCAGCCTGTCGGCCATCATCGACGGCAAG ATCTTCTGCGTCCACGGGGGCCTCTCCCCGTCCATCCAGACGCTGGATCAGATCCGCACGATCGATCGCaagcaggaggtgccgcacgacGGGCCCATGTGTGACCTGCTCTGGTCTGACCCCGAAG acacgaCGGGCTGGGGCGTGAGCCCGCGGGGCGCCGGCTACCTCTTCGGCAGCGACGTGGTTGCCCAGTTCAACGCCTCCAACGACATCGACATGATCTGCCGCGCCCACCAGCTGGTCATGGAGGGGTACAAGTGGCACTTCAACGAGACCGTGCTCACGGTCTGGTCGGCCCCCAACTACTGCTACCG gtgCGGGAATGTGGCTGCCATCCTGGAGCTGGACGAGCACCTGCAGAAGGAATTTATCATCTTTGAAGCTGCCCCCCAGGAGACCCGGGGGATCCCCTCCAAGAAGCCCGTTGCCGACTACTTCCTGTGA
- the TBX6 gene encoding T-box transcription factor TBX6, giving the protein MYHPSELFPQFGGAYALRPAPQGGLAAGFPQGQGAQYEGFRYPDLDSVSAPKFEPFCPALDRAGRLLGPSPSGPPLPAPPLPYGGGQQLPPAEPLRLPPSVRMSLENRELWKRFCALGTEMIITKSGRRMFPQLKVSVTGLDPEAKYLLLVDMVPAGASRYKWQGQRWEASGKAELPPPDRVYIHPDSPASGAHWMRQPVSFHRLKLTNNTLDPHGHLILHSMHRYQPRVHVVGAGGPGGRGGGCASFSFPETAFLTVTAYQSPKITQMKIESNPFAKGFRENGMNSKRERDARIKRKMRGDVAEPTRNEADCKRGPCDSTQGPPPEPPAPPDCSFHPISSSYPPGGSEELGCPLGGVNPSAEAYVQHPAAFHGLQPPQGPTGYASSPCAAPEAAAAPKPMGDPSCPPAKPPPDQSNCRTTSGPALTYPSYGLDVSCLLGAGLDGPPPPDLRFPPFLPYPPPHLYAPPGPPAGYLEGGSKGLV; this is encoded by the exons ATGTACCACCCGTCGGAGCTGTTCCCGCAGTTCGGGGGGGCCTACGCGCTGCGCCCCGCTCCCCAGGGGGGGCTGGCGGCCGGCttcccccaggggcagggggcccaGTACGAAGGTTTCCGCTACCCAG ATCTGGACAGCGTCTCAGCCCCCAAGTTCGAGCCCTTCTGCCCCGCATTGGACCGGGCTGGGCGGCTCCTGGGCCCCTCCCCCTCGGGGCCCCCGCTGcccgccccacccctgccctatggGGGCGGGCAGCAGCTGCCCCCGGCCGAGCCCCTCCGGCTGCCCCCCAGCGTGCGGATGAGCCTGGAGAACCGGGAGCTGTGGAAGCGGTTCTGCGCCCTGGGCACCGAGATGATCATCACCAAGTCGGGGCG GCGGATGTTCCCCCAGCTGAAGGTCTCGGTGACGGGGCTGGACCCCGAGGCGAAGTATCTGCTGCTGGTGGACATGGTGCCGGCCGGGGCCTCACGCTACAAGTGGCAGGGCCAGCGCTGGGAGGCCAGTGGCAAGGCCGAGCTGCCCCCCCCCGACCGGGTCTACATCCACCCCGACTCCCCGGCCTCGGGCGCCCACTGGATGCGCCAGCCCGTGTCCTTCCACCGCCTCAAGCTGACCAACAACACGCTGGACCCCCACGGCCAC CTGATCCTGCACTCCATGCACCGCTACCAGCCCCGCGTGCACGTGGTGGGAGCAGGAGGGCCGGGGGGACGTGGGGGGGGCTGCgcctccttctccttccctgagacggCCTTCCTCACCGTCACCGCCTACCAGAGCCCCAAG ATCACCCAGATGAAGATTGAGAGTAACCCCTTTGCCAAAGGCTTCCGGGAGAACGGCATGAACAGCAAGAG ggagCGAGATGCCCGGATCAAGAGGAAGATGAGGGGCGATGTGGCCGAACCTACCAGGAATGAGGCTG ACTGCAAGCGAGGCCCCTGCGACTCCACCCAgggcccccccccagagccaccAGCCCCCCCTGACTGTTCCTTCCACCCCATCTCTTCCTCCTACCCTCCCGGTGGGAGCGAGGAGCTGGGGTGCCCCTTAGGGGGGGTGAACCCCAGTGCCGAGGCGTACGTCCAGCATCCAGCCGCCTTCCATGGCCTGCAGCCTCCCCAGGGGCCCACCGGCTATGCCAG ctcacCCTGTGCGGCTCCAGAAGCAGCTGCTGCCCCGAAGCCCATGGGAGACCCCAGCTGCCCCCCTGCCAAGCCACCCCCTGACCAATCAAACTGCAGAACCACCAGCGGCCCCGCCCTCACCTACCCCTCCTATGGGCTGGACGTCAGCtgcctgctgggggcagggctggacggcCCCCCCCCACCTGACCTTCGCTTTCCCCCCTTCCTGCCCTACCCGCCCCCCCACCTCTatgccccgcccggcccccctgCTGGCTACCTCGAGGGGGGCAGCAAGGGCCTCGTCTGa